The Metamycoplasma gateae genome window below encodes:
- a CDS encoding MAG0480 family ComEC-like protein: MKRCITNTWRWWKNLFNIGKKYKYLDLFLPSLISSFLLFSIINNVETIIVSSLIILIFVLNFHSLKFWILFSIFSSCIFISYIIYQNLVESYNDQSISGSFVLEKNLKNILIFKYKNFNFFIKKTRFINNINIDEKYEYVFFLKGTLKKIKTASLFEIRNNLFFKVNEFEIFLKNTYLKNNIFSTRNRIVFEYLNILILNKFDNKWDVYKLLSNLNIVHFFTISGFHFNLIYLLIRKIFSRVKNKFFVDDLIAFFLLSIYLTALNFKISALRSFVFLFVAFLNKHIFNNKMNNISILCISAFIIALINPYSIFLYSFILSFLITLIIFITLEIFKNFNFYLKSFILLFITHIFSTLLVQTFNKQYNLLSFFNQVLSLPLVSFNYIFSLLFFKWTWMIEKIIIALDIIFRTIEESSIIIYLNIPDIVCIFIFVYYFLIKKMHLHDDIFLWRCKTNLVIH, encoded by the coding sequence ATGAAAAGATGTATTACAAATACCTGGCGTTGGTGAAAAAACTTATTTAATATTGGAAAAAAATATAAATATCTAGATTTATTTTTGCCCTCACTAATCTCCTCTTTTTTATTATTTTCAATTATCAATAATGTTGAAACTATAATTGTTTCTTCCTTAATAATATTAATTTTTGTTTTAAATTTTCATTCTTTAAAATTTTGAATATTATTTTCAATATTTTCTTCTTGCATTTTTATAAGTTATATTATTTATCAAAATTTAGTTGAATCATATAACGATCAATCAATATCGGGTAGTTTTGTTTTAGAAAAAAATTTAAAAAATATATTGATTTTTAAATATAAAAATTTCAATTTTTTTATTAAAAAAACAAGGTTTATTAATAATATTAATATTGATGAAAAATACGAGTATGTTTTCTTTTTGAAAGGGACATTAAAAAAAATAAAAACTGCTTCATTATTTGAAATTAGAAACAATTTATTTTTTAAAGTAAATGAATTTGAAATATTTTTAAAAAACACATATCTTAAAAACAACATTTTTAGTACAAGAAATAGAATTGTTTTTGAATACTTAAATATTTTAATTTTGAATAAATTTGATAATAAATGAGATGTGTATAAACTATTGAGTAATCTTAATATTGTTCATTTTTTTACCATAAGCGGTTTTCATTTTAACCTAATTTATTTATTAATAAGAAAAATTTTTAGCAGGGTAAAAAACAAATTTTTTGTTGACGATTTAATTGCATTTTTTCTCTTAAGTATTTATCTTACAGCTTTGAATTTTAAAATTAGTGCCTTAAGATCTTTTGTTTTTTTATTTGTAGCTTTTTTAAATAAACACATTTTTAATAATAAAATGAATAATATTTCAATTTTGTGCATAAGTGCATTTATTATCGCCCTTATTAATCCATATTCAATTTTTTTATATTCTTTCATTTTATCTTTCTTAATAACATTAATAATTTTTATTACACTAGAAATTTTCAAGAATTTTAACTTTTATTTAAAAAGTTTTATTCTATTATTTATAACACACATTTTTTCTACGTTGCTTGTTCAAACTTTTAATAAACAATATAATCTATTATCGTTTTTTAATCAAGTACTATCATTGCCTCTAGTATCATTTAATTATATTTTTAGTTTGTTATTTTTTAAGTGAACTTGGATGATAGAAAAAATCATAATTGCACTAGATATCATTTTTAGAACAATAGAAGAATCTTCGATAATTATTTATTTAAATATACCTGATATCGTTTGCATTTTTATTTTTGTATATTACTTTTTGATTAAAAAAATGCACCTCCACGACGATATATTCCTTTGGAGGTGCAAAACTAATCTAGTAATTCATTAA